The following DNA comes from Nitrososphaerales archaeon.
AAGTCCACTATCGGCCTATAACCCAGTCTCGACTTTATCTTTTCGATCGATGGATAACTCCTCATAGGGATTTCTTCTCTTGGAGTTCTGGGAGGCAAAAATTGAAGCTCCGATTTAGAGTTGGTGAGTTTCTTAATATTTTCAGCAATATCTTTTATAGATAGCTCATTACCCGTACCCACGTTAAAAGCCTCGCCCACTGCTTCATCCTTCGTAAGGGCCAACTCTACGGCGTAACAGTAATTCAAGATGTAGTAAGGGTCTGTAGTATCCCTTCCGCCATTATAAAGAGTGATGGGTTGATTCAATAAACAGGACTTTATAAAGCGTGGAATGACCTTATTTTCATTTTCATACTCTCCAAAGAGCTTCCAACTCCTCAGTATTACGATCGGTAACTCCCTGTTGGTGTAGTAGCTTTGAACCAGATACTCGCTTATAACCTTCGAATAGTCGTAGGGAGTCCGTGGATTGAAGGGTGTGGTCTCCTTCACCGGGAGCTCCAATGGTAATCCATATACATTCGCACTACTCGCGTATACGAATCTTTCAACTTTCTTCTTAAAAGCCAATTCGAGTAGATTGAGTGTGCCAAAACTATTTACCCGATAGCACCCATACATATCGCTCAAACTATCCTTAATCTCTACCATCGCTGCAAGGTGGACTATGCTATTAAAATCTAAATGCTCTAAAGATGATACAAAGCTCCAATCGGTTACATCACCGATTATCGTTGAGGATCTTAAATCTAGATCTATAACTGTAAAGCCACGATCTCTTAAATACTTCACTAAATGTCTACCGATGAAACCGCTAGCACCAGTTACCAGAACCTTCAACTCAATCTTGCATTCTTATAATCCTTTTATAAACTTATTCACTCTTTCAATCAGCTTCATACCTCTATCCTAATTTAATATTCCTCACAAATGTGGATCAAATCCAACCCAAGCGGCGAAAGATCACAAGCATTACCAGAGCGGGGATTATCGATATGATAGTTATTATGATTAGAGTTGTATAAGGGCCAAGAAAGGTCCAAGGCCCTGTCTCAATTCCGCCCGGTAGAGGGATATTCATTCCATAAAAAGTGGCTATCACTGTAGCTGGAATGGACAAAGTGAAGACTATTGTGAGGAGGGCAAGGATCTTATTGGTCTTCTCTGTAGCGAGTATAAAGTCTGTATCTTTGTAAATCTCTATAGTTTCTTTACATTCCTCGAGTGTCTCCCAGATTTTCTCAATATGGTCATTTATATCATCAAAGTAGTTTGAGATATCCTGTCTAGAAAACCTCTGTACCTTTATCGTTAACTCCTTCATCACCCTTCTCAGAGGGAATATAATCCTCCTCAAATCCGCAATCTTACGCCTTAAAAATGTAACTTCACGGACCGCTTCAACCTTTTCGTCAAAGACTTTATCTTCAATCTGATACAGCTCTTCCATGAGTTTATTTAATGTAGGGAAGATATCATCCACCAAACTGTCGATTATTTGGTAAAGAATATACACAGATCCCTTGATGACCATCTTTTCACGTCTACTCTCATCGATCTTGCATATTCGGTAATTATTTATCAGGGGTTTAAGATCGCCCTGATGGATCGTGACCAAGTAATCTTTACCTAAAAAGATAGATACTTGGCTCGATCGGACCATCCCCGTTGAATCATCTATAATGGGAAAATGGAGTATGATGAACAAATAATCTTCATACTCATCGATTTTGGTAAGTTGGATCTTTGAAAGGCAATCTTCAAGATCCAATCGATGAAATGGGTAGTATTGAGCTAATGCTTCGATATCTTCACGCGTAGGTTTTTCAATATTTATCCATGTAACCCCTTCACAACTTACCTGTTCTAATTTTTTCATAACTCCCCTTCACTACTTTGCTCAACTCGACTATTAATTAGTAGCGGTAATTTTTTATTAATTGATTTCTTTAGTGGTATTTTTGGTGATCTTTCAAGCAGTTTAGTAGTTATTATAGTTATATGTTATTCAGAAATCAAAAATTTGGAAGATGGAATTTATTTAATCTCCACCTTATATTTCTTAACCTCTTTAGGAACCTTCTTCGGTATTCTAACTTCGAGTAAACCATTCTTCAATGTAGCTTCCGCTTCTTCCGGTATGACTTCTTCTGGGAATGTGAGCTTCTTGTAGATTCTTGAATAACTCCTCTCCCTATGGATAAAATTCTTCTCCTTCTCCTCCTTTTCCGCCTCGGTTTCAGCGAAGATCTCTATTCCATCCTTGGTGACCGTTATATCTATCTTATCTTTAGGAATGCCTGGCATTTCAACACACACATGAAACTCTTTTCCAGTATCGATGATATCTGCGTAAGCCTCTCTCGTGGGGAGTTCTGGCATGAATCGCTCAAGAGCACTCCATCGCCACGGCTTCCAAGGCCTCACGAAGGATCTAAAGGTCCTTCGGAAGTCTTCGAGCAAATCATCGAATGCCTCAAACATATCAAGAGGGGTGGGCCTTCCTGGTGCAGTTATTCCCTCTTTCTTTATAGGAACCTTCTTCCTCTCCTCTTCTTCACTCATAATGATCAAGAGAATTTACGATCTGATATTTTATAAATTTATCATGATATATGGGCTTCATTTTCATAATTAAGGCTTCTTCTGTTTAACTTGATTATAGATTTCTCTTAACTCTTCAGCCCTCTCTTTTGAAATCAATCCTTTATTCAACAAATCTTTTATACATTCTTCAACACTGGCACAGTATACTATGCACATCTCAGAGGCTTCTCTATGCACGATCCTGCCACATTTGGGACACTCCTGTTGTGTTTCATATTCGAAGAATTCAACTTCTTCGTTACAGAAGGGGCACCTCTTTATGACTATTGTAGGTCTGATGAGACTATCGATTCCAGGGCAGTGTTTAAACAACATTTTACATCAAAGTACATTGGATCGTTACAACCTTATAATTCTTCCTCTTATAAAAGATCTTCTTCTACTTCACATGATCGACGATAATCGTTATTAAGTTATATGATAAAGTCTTTTAGAGATGGGAAAGAAGATCGCTATAATTACACTCATACATCAATGTGATGAGAATCCTTGCCATCTGGATAATAGGGCTCAGGAGGAGTGGATCAAGAGGCTTATGCCGATCGAGAAGTTAAGTTGGAATTGGAAGCTCCATACCATCCGAGTCGTGGATATCGTCGAATAAGATTAATCCGATCTAATCTTTTAAGATGCTACTCTTGGGATACGATATGGACATTTGATATATTGAAGTATCGTTTTGCCAACAATCTCGCTTTCTCCGCATTTCTACCCCCTCTACCTATCACTGCACTCTTTCCCTTTTGATCCACCACTACAACGGCGATCTTTGTACCATCTAACCTTTCCGTCAATCGAACATCATTTACATACTTATTATTCAATGAATTCTTTATCAACTCCTTCGGATCGTCCGAATACTCTACGAGATCTACGGGTTTACCTACAAGCTTTTGTAAATTCTTAATAATTACACCATTTCGCCCAA
Coding sequences within:
- a CDS encoding magnesium transporter CorA family protein gives rise to the protein MKKLEQVSCEGVTWINIEKPTREDIEALAQYYPFHRLDLEDCLSKIQLTKIDEYEDYLFIILHFPIIDDSTGMVRSSQVSIFLGKDYLVTIHQGDLKPLINNYRICKIDESRREKMVIKGSVYILYQIIDSLVDDIFPTLNKLMEELYQIEDKVFDEKVEAVREVTFLRRKIADLRRIIFPLRRVMKELTIKVQRFSRQDISNYFDDINDHIEKIWETLEECKETIEIYKDTDFILATEKTNKILALLTIVFTLSIPATVIATFYGMNIPLPGGIETGPWTFLGPYTTLIIITIISIIPALVMLVIFRRLGWI
- a CDS encoding GDP-mannose 4,6-dehydratase, which codes for MKVLVTGASGFIGRHLVKYLRDRGFTVIDLDLRSSTIIGDVTDWSFVSSLEHLDFNSIVHLAAMVEIKDSLSDMYGCYRVNSFGTLNLLELAFKKKVERFVYASSANVYGLPLELPVKETTPFNPRTPYDYSKVISEYLVQSYYTNRELPIVILRSWKLFGEYENENKVIPRFIKSCLLNQPITLYNGGRDTTDPYYILNYCYAVELALTKDEAVGEAFNVGTGNELSIKDIAENIKKLTNSKSELQFLPPRTPREEIPMRSYPSIEKIKSRLGYRPIVDFVEGLERTIRWMSERLNLK
- a CDS encoding NusA-like transcription termination signal-binding factor, whose product is MPEKIRLTPEELGLMNLFQSMSGATVRDCIIDPKMNRVIFVINKGEMGLAIGRNGVIIKNLQKLVGKPVDLVEYSDDPKELIKNSLNNKYVNDVRLTERLDGTKIAVVVVDQKGKSAVIGRGGRNAEKARLLAKRYFNISNVHIVSQE
- a CDS encoding Hsp20/alpha crystallin family protein encodes the protein MSEEEERKKVPIKKEGITAPGRPTPLDMFEAFDDLLEDFRRTFRSFVRPWKPWRWSALERFMPELPTREAYADIIDTGKEFHVCVEMPGIPKDKIDITVTKDGIEIFAETEAEKEEKEKNFIHRERSYSRIYKKLTFPEEVIPEEAEATLKNGLLEVRIPKKVPKEVKKYKVEIK